The DNA region GCATAGAAAACATATCCCGCTGCTACAACCTGCAAACACAATGCTCCATATTTTATAACTTCCGATTCATCACTAAACCATTGTAGAATTTCATGTGCAAATACCAAATAGACAAAAGATACAATTACCATAAAAATAGCATTGTATTTTCCTGTTTTCCAAACTGATTTTTCAGCTCGGTCGGGCTTTTTAGCTCCCAAATTTTGTCCAACTAGCGTTGCTGCCGCGTTGCTCATCCCCCAAGAAGGCATAAAGGTGAACATCATTACACGAATGGCAATAGTATAGCCCGCCAAGACTTCACTACCAAACTCGGATATAATACGTACTAAAAATACCCAACTGGAGGTTCCAATTAAAAACTGACCTATACCGCCCAGAGAAACTCTCATTAAGTTTAACATAATTGCCCATCGTAGTACAATGTCTTTGACCCTAATTTTCAATTTTCCCCAACCATAAAAAAGTATAAATAGTTGGAATACAACGGCTGTGCCTCTACCAATGGTAGTAGCGATTGCGGCACCTTCAACTCCATATGCGGGAACGGGACCAAAACCAAAAATAAAAATAGGATCCAAAATTATGTTTAATCCGTTAGATAATACCAATGTCCACATAGCGATAGATGCATTACCAGCACCCCTAAAAATTGCATTAATCAAAAACAATAACATGATGGTAATATTACCACCCATTAAAATTTGCGTATATCCATAACCTTCGGCTATCAAATCAGGTTCGGCCCCCATTAATGCTAATATTTCTTTAGGATAAACCACTCCGATGATTCCAATAACAATAGCTACGAGAATTCCAAGGATAATAACTTGTATCGCAGCTTGATTTGCTCCTATAACATCCTTTTCCCCTATTCTACGTGCTACCACGGCCGTTGCTGCCATACTCAAACCGATTGCGACAGCATAAACCAATGTAATTACCGATTCGGTCAATCCAATAGTAGCAACGGCATTTACACTAACTTGAGATACAAATATGATGTCAACCAAAGCAAAGATAGATTCCATGAGCATTTCCAAGATCATGGGAATGGAAAGCATAAATATTGCTTTTCTGATACTACCGCTTGTAAAGTCCTGCTCTTTGCTAGAAAGCGATTGTTTAAAATAAAAAAATAATTTTTTGAATGAAGGTATTGTTGATGTTGGCATGTTGTTTCGTTTAAATAGATATTAATGAGATAAGAAGAAGTTCTGTCTCTCCCAATAGCTATCGGGATAAAAAGGTCAATAAATTCTTATCGACTAATCTGGAAAGTCTATTTAAATAATCATAAGAATGCAAATGTGCAAAAAAAATTGAGATTAGTTTAACTTCTTTCTTCAAAAGGTAAAATGATTCCTTTTTCTAAATAATCCTTTAAACCGTTAAGCAACATTGCCCAACAAAATGAAGATATGCGAAAATGCGAATTACACTCCTGCCAACCTGTGTGAGAAAAGCTAAGCAGGGTTTTATCGTTTTTTTCTTTTAAATCGAACCCAAAGGTTGTAGAATTCCAATCTGAATCAGACTTTGTCATTTCAATATGGAAACTTTTATTTGGGATTAATTTGCTCACTTTTCCGTACCAATCATATTCGGACGTAAAGTAAAAATTACATTCATTACCAATTTCAGGAATTCCCTGACATTTTAAAGGCCACCAATTGATTAAATGTTCTGGCTCTGATACCGCCTCAAACACTTTTTCAATGGGAGTTTTTATAGTCAGGTCGTGGTAAATACCATAACTTTTATCTGAATTTGATTTGGTTGTGTTCATAAAAATAGTTTAACATCAGTTAAAACTTAACATATTCTTTGCTTCTCCCGATAGTAATCGAGATTCACTCTGAATGACAAACAAATTCCCTTCCCTTTGGGAAGGGCTAGGGATGGGCTTACCCTTTTATCCAATTCACAATAACATCATCTGTTGGCAATGTTTTTGGGGAAATAACTTTAACAACATGACCGCTTTCGTCAATCAGGTATTTTTGGAAATTCCATGATACTTCTGAGTCTTCCAGTCCATTTTTTTCTTTTTGCGTTAAAAATTGATACACTGGATGCATATCATCGCCCTTTACAGAAATTTTTGACATCATCGGAAAAGACACGCCATAGTTTTGTTGGCAAAACTCTGCAATTTCAGAATTTGTGCCAGGTTCTTGTTTCCCAAAGTTATTTGCAGGAAAACCTACAATGGTAAAATTATCGTCTTTATAGGTTTCGTACAATTTTTGCAAGTGTTTGTACTGTGGCGTTAACCCACATTTGGAAG from Aureibaculum sp. 2308TA14-22 includes:
- a CDS encoding SRPBCC family protein, which encodes MNTTKSNSDKSYGIYHDLTIKTPIEKVFEAVSEPEHLINWWPLKCQGIPEIGNECNFYFTSEYDWYGKVSKLIPNKSFHIEMTKSDSDWNSTTFGFDLKEKNDKTLLSFSHTGWQECNSHFRISSFCWAMLLNGLKDYLEKGIILPFEERS
- a CDS encoding glutathione peroxidase — protein: MKNLAIVLSVLMLISCKDTKKDVEENNSEKDSVADHTAMAVNQQEMEDIYQFKVKTLTEDDFDFSSLKGKKILVVNTASKCGLTPQYKHLQKLYETYKDDNFTIVGFPANNFGKQEPGTNSEIAEFCQQNYGVSFPMMSKISVKGDDMHPVYQFLTQKEKNGLEDSEVSWNFQKYLIDESGHVVKVISPKTLPTDDVIVNWIKG
- a CDS encoding MATE family efflux transporter yields the protein MPTSTIPSFKKLFFYFKQSLSSKEQDFTSGSIRKAIFMLSIPMILEMLMESIFALVDIIFVSQVSVNAVATIGLTESVITLVYAVAIGLSMAATAVVARRIGEKDVIGANQAAIQVIILGILVAIVIGIIGVVYPKEILALMGAEPDLIAEGYGYTQILMGGNITIMLLFLINAIFRGAGNASIAMWTLVLSNGLNIILDPIFIFGFGPVPAYGVEGAAIATTIGRGTAVVFQLFILFYGWGKLKIRVKDIVLRWAIMLNLMRVSLGGIGQFLIGTSSWVFLVRIISEFGSEVLAGYTIAIRVMMFTFMPSWGMSNAAATLVGQNLGAKKPDRAEKSVWKTGKYNAIFMVIVSFVYLVFAHEILQWFSDESEVIKYGALCLQVVAAGYVFYAYGMVVIQSFNGAGDTKTPTYINFVCFWLFQLPFAYLMAITLDFGPMGVFLAIVLAEALIAIIGVVLFKKGKWKSTVV